One genomic window of Corvus moneduloides isolate bCorMon1 chromosome 14, bCorMon1.pri, whole genome shotgun sequence includes the following:
- the LOC116451045 gene encoding uncharacterized protein LOC116451045, whose translation MGILGIQEGKERLRCVGAAQKEGGGCSLGRRGKKAPFLVDLGPVPCGMWSLEKQPELCGAGAMLRDSAPPRFPRRQVPSCGHRDGLNPRSPLSTSLLYSCPSPGGYCPGGWTLSRLDALPTARGSDPKHTSRFPQLLPQIPKAGAGQSTGSVSPRRGAGLGDVRTLGVVCCLFIVKTRSSSTRSWVEQSQRMELESRNALGWKEIPAVDAPRVETSTDGAARQSCKARPGKRGHQETSCKLSAELWKTSQELQQEEFPGSRAAPGMCPTLSSHLEEFILRVSHPGFVPAEVCLRWALAALVGDAEAAPVLLQERTPGLVPLPEKLTLQRRNKRGPGQGVTPE comes from the coding sequence ATGGGGATTCTGGGGATACAAGAGGGAAAGGAACGCTTAAGGTGTGTTGGAGCTGCTCAGAAAGAGGGAGGGGGCTGTTCCCTGGGGCGAAGGGGGAAAAAGGCACCTTTCCTTGTGGATTTGGGGCCAGTCCCGTGCGGGATGTGGAGCCTGGAGAAGCAGCCCGAgctgtgcggggccggggcgaTGCTCCGTGACTCAGCCCCGCCGCGCTTCCCTCGCCGGCAAGTCCCTTCCTGCGGCCACCGGGACGGGCTGAACCCCCGCAGCCCCCTTTCCACCTCTCTGCTTTATTCCTGCCCTTCTCCAGGTGGATATTGTCCCGGGGGATGGACGCTGTCCCGGCTGGATGCTCTCCCGACGGCTCGGGGCTCTGACCCCAAGCACACCTCGAGGTTTCCCCAGCTTCTCCCGCAAATCCCAAAGGCTGGCGCGGGGCAGAGCACGGGCTCCGTCTCTCCTCGGCGTGGGGCGGGTTTGGGGGATGTGCGAACTCTTGGTgttgtttgctgtttgtttatTGTCAAGACAAGATCCTCCTCAACGCGTTCCTGGGTGGAGCAGAGCCAAAGGATGGAGCTGGAGTCCAGGAATGCTCTGGGATGGAAGGAAATCCCTGCAGTGGATGCTCCACGTGTAGAAACCTCCACAGATGGAGCAGCACGTCAGTCCTGCAAAGCGAGGCCAGGGAAACGGGGACACCAAGAAACATCCTGCAAACTCTCTGCTGAGTTATGGAAAACcagccaggaactgcagcaggaagagtTTCCTGGAAGCcgagcagctccagggatgtgCCCCACGCTCAGCTCTCACCTCGAGGAGTTCATCCTCCGGGTTTCCCACCCTGGATTTGTTCCTGCTGAGGTTTGCCTCCGCTGGGCTCTGGCGGCTCTGGTGGGTGATGCTGAGGCAGCTCCTGTGTTGCTCCAGGAACGCACTCCCGGGCTCGTTCCCCTCCCTGAAAAATTAACCTTGCAGAGAAGGAATAAGCGAGGCCCAGGGCAAGGAGTCACCCCTGAATAA